The DNA segment ATCAGTCTGGTCATGTATCTCACGGCTGACCATATTACTTCTTATCAGGTAATGTCAGGGCCTCTGTCTAAGAATCAGGTCTATACTGCTATGGCCATGCGTAATGAAACAGTAGTGCGTTCGGAGACGAATGGCTATATTAACTATTATGCAGGAAATATGACAAAAGTTCGTAAAGACGGGCCAGTGTGCAGTATCAGCCAGACAAAACAAAAATTGCAGAAAAGGGACTTAAGTGACAGCGAACTTGCGGATATTCATACGGATGTTTCAAAGTTTTCCAGATATTATAATCAGAATAGTTTTGAATCTGTATATGATTTTAAGAATTCTTTGGGAGAAAGCCTGCAAAACCAGAGTATCACGCTTCAAGATGCAAAGGATGGGCTGCCCGTGGAGACTTTGTCAAGTGATATCGATGGTATTGTTGTCTACTCTGCCGACGGAATGGAGAATTTAAGGGAAGAAGAGCTGACTCCCGAGATTTTTGACAAAAAAACATATAAGAAAGAAAATTTGAAGTCGGGAGAGAAGATTCACACAGGAGATTCTTTGTACAAGGTTGTGACAGATGATAGTTGGTTTATTGTAATTCCGATTTCAGAAAAACAAGCTTCCAGACTCGAATCTAAGAAACAGATTAAAGTTAAGTTTTTAAAAGACAATGAAAGTGAGACTGGACAAGTCTCCGTGCTTGCCACAAAGGGACAACTCTAT comes from the Blautia liquoris genome and includes:
- a CDS encoding HlyD family efflux transporter periplasmic adaptor subunit — translated: MSKGSKTRKKRQGHLNLHKKVNWNIGTVIFFALFIYIVISLVMYLTADHITSYQVMSGPLSKNQVYTAMAMRNETVVRSETNGYINYYAGNMTKVRKDGPVCSISQTKQKLQKRDLSDSELADIHTDVSKFSRYYNQNSFESVYDFKNSLGESLQNQSITLQDAKDGLPVETLSSDIDGIVVYSADGMENLREEELTPEIFDKKTYKKENLKSGEKIHTGDSLYKVVTDDSWFIVIPISEKQASRLESKKQIKVKFLKDNESETGQVSVLATKGQLYAKIAFNSGMIRYINDRYLDVELVTNTKSGLKIPVSSIVKKDFYTVPAELLMKNSDNEIGFFKEIKDKDNVKTEFADATIYTRNTPENSEQELLYIDTDALKKGDILVNTDDNIRYSVGETAPLLGVYSMNKGYAVFRTISIIDQNKEYCIVDSKTRYGISQYDFIVLNGNTVKEKEILY